Proteins encoded by one window of Aphis gossypii isolate Hap1 chromosome X, ASM2018417v2, whole genome shotgun sequence:
- the LOC114132967 gene encoding dolichyl-phosphate beta-glucosyltransferase produces the protein MGSAAVILNRDGSSPPELSFEELLPCLYQTFFGLTVLCVIYINWMLYYRRSPCAHEYRADNEKHFTDEKGKQVPFPSLSDESTLDLSVIVPAYNEQDRIRPMLDSCLNFLTDVSRKWTFEVIVVSDGSTDGTCDVVMEYVRQYGSDQIRLLKLYENRGKGGAVSLGMHSARGRTLLFADADGATSFQDLEQLESALLLLASNDMTECAKKLHAVVCGSRAHLETESMAQRSIFRTFLMVCFHFHVWLFGVRSIKDTQCGFKLFTRPAARILFNNLHVKGWAFDVEMLYVAEELKFKLVEVPVHWTEIEGSKIVPVWSWLEMGYDVLKIWFKYRIGSWVIRK, from the exons ATGGGATCGGCTGCGGTAATTCTAAATCGTGATGGTTCATCGCCGCCAGAGTTAAGTTTTGAGGAACTTCTGCCGTGtttatatcaaacatttttcggGCTCACG GTGCtgtgtgtaatatacataaactgGATGTTGTACTACAGGCGTTCCCCTTGCGCGCATGAGTATAGGGCTGACAATGAAAAACATTTCACGGACGAAAAAGGCAAGCAAGTGCCGTTTCCTAGTCTGAGTGATGAAAGCACTTTGGATTTGTCGGTCATAGTGCCTGCGTACAATGAACAGGACAGGA TAAGGCCTATGCTCGATTCatgcttaaattttttgaCGGACGTCAGTCGAAAATGGACGTTTGAAGTGATTGTTGTTAGTGATGGGAGTACTGACGGGACATGTGATGTAGTTATGGAATATGTGCGGCAGTATGGTTCAGATCAGATACgtcttttaaagttatatgaaAATCGTGGAAAGGGAGGAGCAGTTTCCTTG GGAATGCATAGTGCACGTGGACGTACTTTGTTATTTGCTGATGCTGATGGTGCAACAAGTTTTCAAGATTTAGAACAATTAGAATCAGCATTACTCCTCTTAGcatcaa ATGATATGACTGAGTGTGCTAAAAAGTTACATGCAGTTGTGTGTGGCTCGCGTGCTCATTTAGAAACAGAATCTATGGCTCAAAGAAGTATATTTCGTACTTTTTTGATGGTGTGCTTTCATTTTCATGTCTGGTTATTTGGTGTACGTAGTATCAAAGATACACAATGTGGCTTTAAATTATTCACTCGGCCAGCTGCaagaattttgtttaataatttacatgttAAAGGatg GGCTTTTGATGTAGAAATGCTATACGTTGCTGAAgagttgaaatttaaattagttgaaGTACCAGTTCATTGGACAGAGATTGaag gttctAAAATAGTTCCTGTATGGAGTTGGCTTGAAATGGGTTATGAtgtcttaaaaatatggttCAAATACCGCATTGGATCATGGGTGATACGCAAATAA
- the LOC114132972 gene encoding uncharacterized protein LOC114132972, which yields MNNENDEPFFYDPNLLVVPASPNSTETLDDLDEIIDIAALPIHFDDGFVIENVDPAHDNTSTSNNSENESYTKRGQIRKRKKYNTSPKTRKEKKIQLMKYKHTILPGCEHDKCRNKCTQKITENRRIEINKQYWEMNWSERKSYILNTCERFDVKSHKNNENCKRLNSLKLFLYDEFDVRMQVCKPFFLTTLGFKKTNDHVLNVLVSTPKGQITPTSDKRSKHPAINKFKYETLVMDHIESFNPTISHYRREHAPNIRYLPSDVTITFMHQHFIEKFPELDRNYISYEYYRCKVKEKNISFAQLGHEECELCESFNIHEHKTQILPECDVCTIYTTHINKTKKARDLYKKQADMEFDETNIYLSVDLQKVIMLPRVDSFKKVIFTKRIVAYHESFVPLGKKSKLFPFACIWHEGINGRNKEDLISTFYAFLLSNRDANTVELSLKHQKKTYDFDDFAIAIGNANKSKVVVKKMEHSDFFLWKDYKAQQKLTKSTNRILLKDVVSVQVKRGKFILFTKSDYDEEYLELDFLRKNVMKINGMPHPISLMKPRGVLQEKRDSILQNLSQVLPANRKIFWENIPTC from the exons atgaataatgaaaatgatgaACCTTTTTTTTACGATCCAAATCTTCTGGTTGTACCTGCCTCACCAA ATTCAACTGAAACATTAGATGACCTTGatgaaataattgatattgcaGCGTTGCCCATACACTTTGATGACGGATTCGTAATTGAAAATGTCGATCCAGCTCACGACAATACATCAACTTCGAACAATTCCGAAAATGAGTCCTATACCAAACGTGGCCAAATAAGAAAACGTAAGAAATATAACACGTCTCCTAAAACtcgtaaagaaaaaaaaatacaacttatgaaatataaacatactATTTTACCTGGGTGTGAACATGATAAATGTAGAAACAAatgtacacaaaaaataacggAAAATCGcagaatagaaataaataaacagtattGGGAAATGAATTGGTCGGAAagaaaatcttatattttaaatacttgcgAACGTTTTGACGTAaaatcacataaaaataatgaaaattgtaaaagactaaatagtttgaaattatttttatatgatgaatTTGATGTGCGAATGCAAGTTTGTaagcctttttttttaactactttaGGATTTAAGAAGACTAATGATCATGTGCTTAATGTTCTTGTTTCAACCCCCAAAGGTCAAATTACACCGACTTCTGATAAACGGAGTAAACATCcagcaattaataaatttaaatatgaaaccTTAGTTATGGATCACATTGAATCATTTAATCCAACAATTTCACATTATCGCCGTGAACACGCACCAAACATTCGTTATTTACCAAGTGATGTCACAATAACTTTTATGCACcaacattttatagaaaagTTCCCTGAATTAGACCGTAATTATATTTCGTATGAATATTATCGATGCaaggtaaaagaaaaaaatatttcattcgcGCAGTTAGGTCATGAAGAATGTGAACTTTGCGAAAGCTTTAATATTCATGAACACAAAACTCAAATTTTGCCCGAATGTGAtgtttgtacaatttatacaactcatataaacaaaactaaaaaagctagagatttatacaaaaaacaagCAGACATGGAATTCGacgaaacaaatatttatttgtccgTTGACTTACAGAAAGTAATTATGTTACCTCGTGTCGATTCTTTTAAAAAGGTTATATTCACAAAACGAATTGTTGCGTATCATGAAAGTTTCGTACCTTTGgggaaaaaatctaaattatttccaTTCGCTTGTATTTGGCACGAAGGCATTAATGGTCGCAATAAAGAAGATTTGATAAGCACATTTTATGCGTTTCTATTAAGTAATCGAGATGCAAATACA GTCGAGCTGTCACTGAAACACCAAAAGAAAACGTATGACTTTGATGATTTTGCCATTGCTATTGGCAACGCAAATAAATCTAAagttgttgtaaaaaaaatggaacactcggatttttttttatggaaggATTATAAAGCTCAGCAAAAATTGACCAAATCAACAAATCGTATTTTACTCAAAGATGTAGTATCTGTTCAAGTTAAACGTgggaaatttatattgttcacTAAAAGCGATTACGATGAAGAATATTTAGAATTAgactttttaagaaaaaatgttatgaaaatcAATGGAATGCCGCATCCAATCTCATTAATGAAACCACGAGGGGTTTTACAAGAAAAACGCGATAGTATCCTACAAAATCTGTCTCAAGTTCTCCCAGCCAACAGAAAAATTTTTTGGGAAAATATTCCAACatgctaa